The uncultured Bacteroides sp. DNA segment GACAGGTACTTCGCTGCTCTTAATATCTATAAACAAAATACGTGAAGAGGACACTTTAATATAATTTAGAGTGCCCTCTTTTCTTTTTTCTTTAATTATTGCTAACTTTGCACTCTATTCGTAATAAAATGAAAGAGACCAAGCAACAGTTTGAGCATGTCATCGCACTATGCCGCGATTTGTTTTCCAAAAAACTCCATGACTACGGTCCTGCATGGCGCATTCTGCGTCCGGCTTCCGTTACAGATCAAATTTTCATTAAGGCCAATCGCATCAGAAGCATAGAAACCAAAGGGGTGACTTTGATTGATGAGGGAATTCGGTCGGAATTCATTGCAATAGTAAACTATGGTATTATAGGTTTGATACAGCTGGAATTAGGCTATGCTGAGTCGGCTGATATTACGAATCAGGATGCTATGGCACTTTATGACAAATACTCTAAGGAAGCGCTGGAGTTAATGCTGGCCAAGAATCACGATTATGATGAGGCATGGCGTACGATGCGTGTCAGTTCTTATACGGATCTTATCTTGATGAAGATATACCGCACCAAGCAAATAGAAAGTTTGTCCGGACAAACATTAGTGTCCGAGGGTATAGATGCGAACTACATGGATATGATTAATTATTCGGTTTTCGGATTGATTAAAATTGAGTTTGAGGAATAAAGAAATACATATAGCAACAAGTGTCTGGGTAAATCTGTGTCGGTTCTTACTGGCCGGGCTATTTATTTTCTCAGGATTTGTAAAGGCCGTTGATCCACTAGGAACGCAGTACAAGATACAAGACTACTTGACTGCTTTTGGTATGGATGGCGTACTTCCATCTTATGCTCCTTTATTAATTTCTATCGCCTTGTCCGCTTTAGAATTCTCTATTGGCGTCTTACTCTTTTTCGGGGTACGAAAGAAAGCTTCAACAACGCTGTCTTTATTGCTTATGATTGGAATGACTCCTCTTACGCTGTACCTGGCTTTAAAGAATCCAGTTTCCGATTGTGGCTGCTTTGGTGATGCCTGGGTGTTGACTAACTGGCAAACCTTCTGGAAGAATCTGATATTGCTGATTGGAGCTGTTTCTGTTTTTAGAGGAAAACATCTAATTATACGTTTCGTAAGCGCAAAAACAGAGTGGTTAGTTTCACTCTATACGATCTTTTTTGTGCTTTTCCTTTCACTCTATTGCTTGAATCGTTTGCCTATTCTTGATTTTCGTCCGTATAAGATAGGTGAAAATATAATAGAGGGGATGAATATTCCCGAAGGAGCGAAGCCAAGTGTCTTTGAGAATGTATTTATTTTAGAGAAGAATGGAGTAAAGAAGGAATTCAGACTTGATAATTATCCCGATAGTACATGGACGTTTATTGATGCCCGTAGCGTATTGAAGGAGAAAGGTTATGAGCCTACGATTCATGATTTCTCAATGATGGATAGAGATACCGGTGACGATATAACAGATCGGGTACTTACAAACAAAGGATATACTTTCTTTCTGGTGGCACATCGGATAGAAGAAGCAGACGATAGCAATATTGACTTGATTAATGAGATTTATGATTATTGTGTGGAACATGGTTATGGATTCTATTGCTTGACTTCATCAGAAGAGTCTCAAATTGATCAATGGAGGGATAAAACAGGAGCAGAGTACCCGTTCTGTTTGATGGATGATATAACTCTAAAAACGATGATCCGTTCGAATCCCGGATTGATGTTGATTAAGAATGCTACTATTCTCAATAAGTGGAGTGACAATGACTTACCCGATGAATATGCATTAACTGATAAGTTGGAGAATCTGGAATTGGGTAAACAAAAAGTTAAAAGCGATGTGTATACAATAGAGCAGGTAGTCTTGTGGTTTGTATTACCGTTGTTATTGGTGTTGGGACTTGATATATTGGTGGTGAAAAGAAATGATCGTAAACGAAAGAATAAAGATAAAGAATTGATTAACCCTTTAATAAAGAACAAAATGAGAAAAAACATTGTTGCAGGAAACTGGAAAATGAACAAGACCCTTCAAGAGGGTATTACTCTCGCAAAAGAATTGAATGAAGCTTTGGCTGGTGAAAAACAAAACTGCGATGTGGTTATCTGCACACCGTTTATCCACTTGGCTTCGGTAACACCTTTGGTTGATGCTGCTAAGATTGGTGTAGGCGCAGAGAATTGTGCTGATAAAGAATCAGGTGCTTATACCGGTGAAGTGTCAGCTTCTATGGTTGCTTCCACAGGAGCAAAGTACGTTATTTTGGGCCATTCAGAACGTCGTGCTTATTATGGTGAAACAGCTGCGACCTTGAAAGAGAAAGTGAAGTTGGCTTTGGCCAACGGTTTGACTCCTATCTTCTGTATCGGTGAGGTATTGGAAGAACGTGAAGCTAATAAACAGAATGAAGTTGTTTACTCTCAATTGGCTGGTTCTTTGTATGATCTTTCTGCTGAAGATTTCGCTAAGATTGTGTTGGCATACGAACCCGTTTGGGCCATTGGTACCGGTAAAACAGCTTCTGCAGCACAAGCACAGGAGATCCATGCTTACATCCGTTCTACTATCGTTGATAAATACGGAAAAGAAGTGGCAGATAATACTTCAATCCTTTACGGTGGAAGTTGCAAGGCTTCTAATGCGAAAGAGTTGTTTGCTAATCCTGATGTAGATGGTGGTTTGATTGGTGGTGCTGCTTTGAACGTAGCCGACTTCAAAGGCATTATCGATGCATTTAATGCATAACTTTCAATAGTAAGAGATTTGTGAACCCGTAGCAGGGTTCACAAATCTTTTTTATTTATTAACTAGTGTATATGAAGATTTATTCGTTTTACTTTGCTTTGTTGTTTTTACTTTTTGCTTCTTCTGTAGCAAAAGCACAGAATATAGTGAAGAGCTTGGAGCGTGATGTGCCGGGACAAGGCAAGGTTACTGTTCATCAAGATTCACGACTTGATGCTCTACTGGGGCAAGAACGTGTGTCAAACACTGCAATGAGTACAGAGGAGCAACAATTTATTAAAGTGGCCGGTTACAGAGTACAGGTGTATGCAGGCAATAATTCGAGAAGCGCTCGTAGTGAGGCCCAAAGTGTAGGCTCTAAGGTGAAAGAGTATTTCCCTGATTTGAGGGTATACACTACATTTTCTT contains these protein-coding regions:
- a CDS encoding DUF1599 domain-containing protein, giving the protein MKETKQQFEHVIALCRDLFSKKLHDYGPAWRILRPASVTDQIFIKANRIRSIETKGVTLIDEGIRSEFIAIVNYGIIGLIQLELGYAESADITNQDAMALYDKYSKEALELMLAKNHDYDEAWRTMRVSSYTDLILMKIYRTKQIESLSGQTLVSEGIDANYMDMINYSVFGLIKIEFEE
- a CDS encoding BT_3928 family protein produces the protein MRNKEIHIATSVWVNLCRFLLAGLFIFSGFVKAVDPLGTQYKIQDYLTAFGMDGVLPSYAPLLISIALSALEFSIGVLLFFGVRKKASTTLSLLLMIGMTPLTLYLALKNPVSDCGCFGDAWVLTNWQTFWKNLILLIGAVSVFRGKHLIIRFVSAKTEWLVSLYTIFFVLFLSLYCLNRLPILDFRPYKIGENIIEGMNIPEGAKPSVFENVFILEKNGVKKEFRLDNYPDSTWTFIDARSVLKEKGYEPTIHDFSMMDRDTGDDITDRVLTNKGYTFFLVAHRIEEADDSNIDLINEIYDYCVEHGYGFYCLTSSEESQIDQWRDKTGAEYPFCLMDDITLKTMIRSNPGLMLIKNATILNKWSDNDLPDEYALTDKLENLELGKQKVKSDVYTIEQVVLWFVLPLLLVLGLDILVVKRNDRKRKNKDKELINPLIKNKMRKNIVAGNWKMNKTLQEGITLAKELNEALAGEKQNCDVVICTPFIHLASVTPLVDAAKIGVGAENCADKESGAYTGEVSASMVASTGAKYVILGHSERRAYYGETAATLKEKVKLALANGLTPIFCIGEVLEEREANKQNEVVYSQLAGSLYDLSAEDFAKIVLAYEPVWAIGTGKTASAAQAQEIHAYIRSTIVDKYGKEVADNTSILYGGSCKASNAKELFANPDVDGGLIGGAALNVADFKGIIDAFNA
- a CDS encoding SPOR domain-containing protein; this encodes MKIYSFYFALLFLLFASSVAKAQNIVKSLERDVPGQGKVTVHQDSRLDALLGQERVSNTAMSTEEQQFIKVAGYRVQVYAGNNSRSARSEAQSVGSKVKEYFPDLRVYTTFSSPRWLCRVGDFRSIEEADAAMRQLKSTGVFKEVSIVKEQVNIPL